TTTAGAAATTGCCTATCGTATTGTTGTTAATAGACATCACGGTAACATTAACTTTAAATCTCAACAGGGTCATACCTGCTTTCAAATTCGTTTACCTTTAACAGTGACCAGTGACCAGTGACCAGTGACCAGTAATCAGTGACCAGTAATCAGTGACCAGTGACCAGTCGCAAATGACAAATGACAAATGACAAATGATAAATCATGTTAGATATCAACACTTTACGCGAAGTTCCACTCTTTGCCAAACTATCAAATAAACAGTTACAATGGTTGCTTGATGAAGGGGTAGAAGTATGGCGGCAACCTGGTGAAGTTCATCGTTCTGAGGGCGAACCTGCTAACCATGTTTTTATATTGCTTGAAGGTCAAATAAAAATTACACAGAAAATTGGCAATCAAGAAATTTTGTTAGCGATTTATGATGCAAAAACTCTGTTTGGAGAATTGCCTGTTTTGATGGGTCAGGAATACTTTTGGGCAAGCGGTCGCGCTGTAACTCGCTGTCATATTTTTCAATTGACCAACAAAACATTTTGGGAAATGCTTTCTAGCTGCACTTGCGTCATGACTTCGATTTTACGGACAATGGCAGAACGTTTGCAAGAAGTACAAACAATATCGCAGCATCGTGACAGGTTAGTATCACTGGGTACTTTAGCGGCTGGTTTAGCACACGAGTTGAACAATCCTGCTTCTGCATGTCGCAGGGCTGCGGGTCAACTGCGTCAAACAAGACAGGTGTTGCAACCACTGACAATTAAGCTCAACCAGCAACAAATGACCTGTACCCAAAAAGTTTTTGTGGCAGATTTGCAAAAAGATGCTATAGCTCGTGCAAGAACAGCAACAAAACTAGATCCGATCGCACAAAGCGATTTAGAGGAAGAATTCGTGCAATGGTTAGAAACATATGCTGTAAACAATCCTTGGAAACTTGCCGCAACTTTTGTGACATCAGGGCTAGATATTGAATGGTTAGAAAATGTTAGGAAAAATATTGATGAGGGGTTGCTTTATAATATTTTGGCTTGGATAGAGGTTACGCTGCAAGAGACTGGTTTGTTAGATGAAATAGACCACTGTACTGCACGAATTTCTACCCTCATTGAAGCAGTCAAAGACTATTCTTACATGGATAAAGCGGCACTTCAAGAAATAGATGTACACGAGGGGATCGAAAGTACTTTAACAATCTTAAATCATAAGCTCAAGCAGACTAATGTGGAAGTCATTCGGGAGTTTGACTGTGAAATACCGCGCATCTATGCTTACGGGAATGAACTCAATCAAGT
This genomic interval from Scytonema hofmannii PCC 7110 contains the following:
- a CDS encoding ATP-binding protein translates to MLDINTLREVPLFAKLSNKQLQWLLDEGVEVWRQPGEVHRSEGEPANHVFILLEGQIKITQKIGNQEILLAIYDAKTLFGELPVLMGQEYFWASGRAVTRCHIFQLTNKTFWEMLSSCTCVMTSILRTMAERLQEVQTISQHRDRLVSLGTLAAGLAHELNNPASACRRAAGQLRQTRQVLQPLTIKLNQQQMTCTQKVFVADLQKDAIARARTATKLDPIAQSDLEEEFVQWLETYAVNNPWKLAATFVTSGLDIEWLENVRKNIDEGLLYNILAWIEVTLQETGLLDEIDHCTARISTLIEAVKDYSYMDKAALQEIDVHEGIESTLTILNHKLKQTNVEVIREFDCEIPRIYAYGNELNQVWTNLIDNAIDALVLGTRDKSSQSPLPSPLSPIPKIWIRTSCENDFLFVEIADNGLGIAQEIQSHIFEPFFTTKGVGQGTGLGLHIVYRIVVGQHQGDIRLFSQPGDTRFQIRLPM